The Maridesulfovibrio hydrothermalis AM13 = DSM 14728 DNA window ATTGAAGCGGGTCTCCCGGTGGACAAAAAGGCATAAAGAGTCTTTAAGACCTTATGCCGGTTAGACCTTAAAAGACCTTTTGATGAGGAGTTGACATGGCTGACCTCCCAAAAGCTGATGAGCTTTTTAAAAGCATTAATTATACTCCGCCTTCCACTGGATGGATGGACACCCCGGTAGATACATCTCCGGGTAATTGGTGTTACCCCGCCAAGGCGGATAAACTCGAGTATCTAGGTTTCCCCAACCCACGCGAATGGAATCCAGAAGACGTGGACTGGAAACTTCCTGAAAACTGGCAGGACATTGTCCACGAAGGTTTTAAGGAAAGACTAGGTAAATACCGTTCACTTAAAGTCTTTATGGACATCTGTGTGCGTTGCGGCGCCTGCGCTGACAAATGCCACTTTTTCATCGGTTCCGGTGATCCTAAAAACATGCCGGTCCTGCGCGCGGAGCTTATGCGTTCCGTTTACCGCAAGGACTTTACCATGGCCGGAAAAATTCTGAGCACCCTCACCGGTTCCAGAGTTATGACCGAAGATGTTCTTAAAGAATGGTTTATCTACTTCTACCAGTGTACTGAATGTCGCCGTTGCTCCCTGTTCTGCCCTTACGGCATTGATACAGCGGAAGTAACAATGATGGCACGTGAACTGCTCCACCTTTGCGGTGTGAACATCAACTGGATCCTTGAGCCGGTTTCTAACTGTAACCGCACAGGTAACCATCTCGGTATCCAGCCTCACGCTTTCAAAGACATCGTTGAGTTTCTGGTAGACGATATTGAAGAAATTACCGGTAAACGCATCAACGTTCCTATGAACGAAAAGGGCCACGAAGTTATCTTCATCACCCCTTCCGGTGACGTTTTCGCTGATCCAGGCATCTATACCTTCATGGGCTACCTGATGCTGTTCGATCACATCGGTCTTGACTACACACTGTCGACCTACGCTTCAGAAGGCGGTAACTTCGGACTGTTCACATCTGCGGACATGATGAAGAAACTGAATGCCAAAATGTACGCAGAAGCTGAACGCCTCGGTGCAAAATGGATTCTCGGCGGTGAGTGCGGCCATATGTGGCGCGTTATCAACCAGTACATGGATACTATGAACGGCCCTGCGAACTTCCTCGAAGTTCCCAAAAGCCCTATCACCGGTACCGTGTTTGAAAACGCACGTCAGACCAAAATGGTTCACATTACCGAGT harbors:
- the dsrK gene encoding sulfate reduction electron transfer complex DsrMKJOP subunit DsrK encodes the protein MADLPKADELFKSINYTPPSTGWMDTPVDTSPGNWCYPAKADKLEYLGFPNPREWNPEDVDWKLPENWQDIVHEGFKERLGKYRSLKVFMDICVRCGACADKCHFFIGSGDPKNMPVLRAELMRSVYRKDFTMAGKILSTLTGSRVMTEDVLKEWFIYFYQCTECRRCSLFCPYGIDTAEVTMMARELLHLCGVNINWILEPVSNCNRTGNHLGIQPHAFKDIVEFLVDDIEEITGKRINVPMNEKGHEVIFITPSGDVFADPGIYTFMGYLMLFDHIGLDYTLSTYASEGGNFGLFTSADMMKKLNAKMYAEAERLGAKWILGGECGHMWRVINQYMDTMNGPANFLEVPKSPITGTVFENARQTKMVHITEFTADLMKHNKLKLDPSRNDHIIATFHDSCNPARAMGLMDEPRYVLKNVVKNFHEMPEQTIREQTFCCAGGSGLNTDEIMEIRMRGGLPRGNALKTVQDENGVNMLSCICAIDRATLIPLANYWAPGVDVCGVHELVGNALIMDGEKERETDLRMEPLPGKEG